From Drosophila subpulchrella strain 33 F10 #4 breed RU33 unplaced genomic scaffold, RU_Dsub_v1.1 Primary Assembly Seq354, whole genome shotgun sequence, the proteins below share one genomic window:
- the LOC119559793 gene encoding growth hormone-inducible transmembrane protein, with protein MLLARLTHVLPGRSLRLLGQTGGPRLWSSTQSQITSNPRRMPTLAQGKSGMPKMDMQEVGMRKYSRESRDRDRSHLESRTRGPSLKDRMMGPPSENAYSMGKGAAAGAALMGLVGLCYYGLGLSKQPSIYDHSVVWPQYVRDRIHATYAYFGASCGVTAASSVAIFQSDAMMSLMMRSGWIASLVTLGLVMLSGAVAQGIDYHPGFGAKQLAWLVHCAVLGAVLAPMCLLGGPILTKALLYTGGIVGALSTVAACAPSEKFLNMGGPLAIGLGVVFASSLASMWLPPTTAVGAGLASMSLYGGLILFSGFLLYDTQRIVKSAELHPQYSSSLYDPINHALAIYMDALNIFIRIAIILAGDQKRK; from the coding sequence ATGCTATTGGCCCGTTTAACCCATGTGCTGCCAGGACGATCGCTGCGCCTTTTGGGCCAGACAGGAGGACCCCGTCTTTGGAGCTCCACCCAGTCCCAGATCACGAGTAATCCCAGGAGGATGCCTACCTTAGCGCAAGGGAAATCCGGGATGCCCAAGATGGATATGCAGGAAGTTGGAATGAGAAAGTACTCCAGGGAGTCAAGGGATCGCGATCGTTCCCACTTGGAGAGCCGTACGAGGGGACCCTCTCTCAAGGATCGCATGATGGGGCCTCCTAGTGAAAATGCCTACTCCATGGGCAAAGGAGCTGCTGCGGGGGCAGCCTTGATGGGCCTCGTGGGTCTGTGCTACTATGGTTTGGGTCTTTCGAAGCAGCCCAGTATCTACGATCACTCGGTGGTCTGGCCACAGTATGTGAGGGATCGTATCCATGCCACCTACGCCTATTTTGGAGCCTCCTGCGGCGTTACAGCAGCTTCGTCCGTTGCCATTTTCCAGTCGGACGCCATGATGTCCCTGATGATGCGTTCTGGTTGGATTGCCTCATTGGTTACCCTGGGACTGGTGATGCTCAGTGGAGCCGTAGCCCAGGGCATTGACTATCATCCAGGATTCGGGGCCAAGCAGCTGGCCTGGCTCGTCCACTGTGCCGTGTTGGGGGCGGTCCTGGCGCCCATGTGCCTTCTGGGTGGACCCATCCTGACCAAGGCCCTTCTCTACACCGGCGGAATCGTGGGTGCCCTGTCCACGGTGGCCGCATGTGCCCCCAGCGAAAAGTTCCTCAACATGGGCGGACCCCTGGCCATCGGACTGGGCGTGGTCTTCGCCTCCTCACTGGCCTCCATGTGGCTACCGCCCACCACTGCGGTTGGGGCGGGGCTGGCCAGCATGTCCCTGTACGGCGGACTGATCCTGTTCAGCGGATTTCTTCTGTACGACACCCAGAGGATCGTAAAGTCGGCGGAACTGCATCCCCAGTACAGTAGCTCGCTGTACGATCCCATTAATCATGCCCTGGCCATATACATGGATGCCCTGAACATCTTTATCCGCATCGCAATTATTTTGGCGGGAGACCAAAAGCGAAAGTAG